From the Oleiphilus messinensis genome, one window contains:
- a CDS encoding ATP-grasp domain-containing protein produces MNILITSIGQKTNLAKYFRRALANEGGGQVLGADSNSSVLGKHFVDKFIRSPDSDSQGYANWLLNVIEAHEIRLVVPTRDGELSTLSSLVEVAWSRSRCRILVPASETLHYCLDKSRFSQWCHENNFKQPNPLSFHTLKEADVPFIIKPRTGSGAKDIKVVHDWDEWCEIQPVSDKKYIVQEYVQHSPEYSIDLFVDWHGEIKSVVPRIRLSVSRGETIHGRVDLDAEIIEQSSRLARTLGLVGHNTIQCFKRDSAVLFTEVNARYGGGFTLGVESGADTPRFIVREVLGKDIHFNRDQLVDQLEMVRIQKDIFTSGTTRRKVYCFDLDGTLCTESCTYEEAKPIQLMIDKVNRLYGQGHEIVIATARGASSGISWRTLIEEQLNAWGVQYHRLVTDKPFADYYIDNKSIDVLEFI; encoded by the coding sequence ATGAATATCCTGATCACAAGTATCGGCCAAAAAACAAACCTGGCAAAATATTTCCGCAGAGCTCTGGCAAACGAGGGTGGTGGGCAGGTTCTGGGGGCGGACTCTAATTCGTCTGTGTTGGGCAAGCATTTTGTAGATAAGTTTATCCGCTCCCCGGACAGTGATTCACAGGGGTATGCAAATTGGTTGCTAAATGTCATTGAAGCCCATGAAATCAGGTTGGTGGTGCCAACGCGAGATGGTGAATTGAGTACGCTCTCTTCTTTGGTCGAAGTGGCCTGGAGCCGTTCTCGTTGCCGCATTCTTGTGCCTGCGAGCGAGACGTTGCATTACTGTCTAGACAAGTCACGCTTCAGTCAGTGGTGCCATGAAAATAACTTTAAACAACCGAATCCGCTCAGTTTTCATACACTCAAAGAAGCCGATGTTCCATTCATCATAAAACCCAGAACAGGATCAGGCGCTAAAGATATCAAGGTCGTGCATGACTGGGATGAATGGTGTGAAATCCAGCCCGTCAGTGACAAGAAATATATTGTTCAAGAGTATGTGCAGCATTCGCCGGAATATTCTATTGACCTATTTGTTGATTGGCATGGCGAAATCAAGAGCGTTGTTCCCAGGATCAGGTTAAGCGTATCCCGTGGTGAAACCATTCATGGCAGGGTTGATCTTGATGCAGAGATAATTGAGCAATCCAGCAGATTAGCCCGGACTTTGGGGCTAGTGGGGCACAACACCATTCAATGCTTCAAGCGTGACAGCGCGGTATTGTTCACGGAAGTCAATGCTCGATATGGGGGGGGCTTTACGCTGGGAGTTGAGTCTGGAGCCGACACCCCCCGGTTTATTGTAAGAGAAGTTCTTGGCAAGGACATACACTTTAATCGAGATCAGTTGGTTGATCAATTAGAGATGGTTCGCATTCAAAAAGATATTTTTACTTCGGGAACAACGCGACGCAAAGTGTATTGTTTTGATCTGGATGGCACGTTATGTACTGAGTCATGCACCTATGAAGAGGCAAAACCCATCCAGCTTATGATTGATAAGGTAAACCGCCTCTATGGGCAAGGGCACGAAATTGTGATTGCTACCGCCAGGGGGGCTTCGAGCGGGATCTCCTGGCGAACCTTGATCGAAGAGCAACTGAATGCTTGGGGCGTTCAATACCATCGTTTGGTTACAGATAAACCTTTTGCCGACTATTATATTGATAACAAGTCGATCGATGTATTGGAATTTATCTAA
- the pseI gene encoding pseudaminic acid synthase: MTQALSEVRIASRRVSDQEDPFIIAEFSGNHAQDLAIAEEMVRAAARAGVDAIKLQTYTADTITLDGKSREFQIRDDSSLWKGETLHSLYKKACTPWAWHSQLFSLARENGLIAFSSPFDETSVELLESLDVPCYKIASFELNHFPLLKALARTGKPIIMSTGMATLEDIDASVEYLYQQGCSELVLLKCTSSYPAPIKDANLRTIEDMKRRFQIPVGLSDHCQGIDVALASVALGANVIERHIVLDRNTEAVDGAFSSTPEEFSRLVGQTKNISAALGKVQYGPSESELDSLKYRRSIYVTQNLEPGAILTAENIKVIRPGYGLAPKFFEEVLGKKVNKAKLANTPLHADDID; the protein is encoded by the coding sequence ATGACTCAAGCGCTCTCCGAGGTCAGGATCGCATCCCGACGTGTATCTGATCAGGAAGATCCTTTCATAATTGCTGAATTTTCAGGTAATCACGCCCAGGATTTAGCAATCGCTGAAGAAATGGTGCGCGCTGCTGCCCGTGCAGGTGTCGATGCAATCAAACTGCAGACTTATACTGCCGATACGATCACTTTGGATGGGAAGAGTCGCGAGTTTCAAATCCGTGATGACTCAAGCCTGTGGAAAGGGGAAACGCTGCACTCATTATATAAAAAAGCCTGTACGCCCTGGGCATGGCATTCCCAGCTGTTCTCATTGGCCAGGGAAAACGGATTAATTGCCTTTAGCTCTCCATTTGATGAAACCAGTGTTGAGCTTTTGGAATCATTGGATGTTCCCTGTTACAAGATTGCGTCCTTTGAACTCAATCATTTTCCGTTATTGAAAGCCTTGGCTAGAACAGGAAAGCCCATAATTATGTCAACCGGGATGGCAACTCTGGAAGACATCGACGCGTCAGTAGAGTATTTATACCAGCAAGGTTGTAGTGAGCTTGTCTTGTTAAAATGTACCAGTTCTTACCCCGCACCAATCAAAGATGCGAATTTGCGTACGATAGAAGATATGAAGCGCCGCTTTCAGATCCCCGTCGGGCTCTCGGATCACTGCCAGGGCATTGATGTCGCGTTGGCCTCCGTCGCGTTGGGCGCGAATGTAATTGAGCGCCATATTGTGCTCGACCGAAATACCGAAGCGGTAGATGGAGCTTTTTCTTCAACTCCGGAGGAGTTTAGTCGCCTGGTTGGTCAGACGAAAAATATTAGCGCTGCGCTTGGCAAAGTGCAGTACGGTCCGTCTGAGTCAGAGTTGGATTCGTTAAAGTACCGACGCTCAATCTATGTTACGCAGAATCTTGAACCCGGGGCGATCCTGACTGCAGAGAATATAAAGGTGATCCGGCCTGGTTATGGTTTGGCACCCAAGTTTTTTGAAGAGGTATTAGGGAAAAAGGTGAATAAAGCAAAATTAGCCAATACGCCCTTACATGCAGATGACATCGATTAA
- the pseF gene encoding pseudaminic acid cytidylyltransferase: MKLAVIPARGGSKRIKKKNTRQFAGKPIIAHTILVALGSGLFDRVIVSTDDSDIATVAEAYGADVPFIRPAHLADDHAVIADVVRHAVEWFEQKGQYFAAIGCLYATAPLIQPRYLKQGLEIIEQGQADFSLSVTTFPYPIQRALKCDEQGLLQMAQPEYALTRSQDLPDCFHDAAHFYLGTADAFKGNVQSPRTAGIQVPRYLVQDIDTEEDWQFAELIYQAHQAQQIQKFQENS, translated from the coding sequence ATGAAATTAGCGGTAATACCTGCACGAGGCGGCAGTAAACGTATTAAGAAGAAAAACACTCGGCAATTCGCCGGAAAACCAATCATTGCCCATACCATCTTAGTAGCCTTGGGTTCGGGGTTATTTGACCGGGTAATCGTTTCAACGGATGATAGCGATATTGCCACGGTGGCGGAGGCATATGGTGCAGATGTGCCTTTTATACGGCCTGCGCATTTGGCTGATGATCATGCAGTAATTGCTGACGTGGTTCGGCATGCCGTAGAGTGGTTCGAGCAAAAGGGGCAATATTTTGCTGCGATAGGCTGTCTGTATGCAACAGCACCACTCATACAGCCACGCTATTTAAAGCAGGGGTTAGAAATTATAGAACAAGGACAAGCCGACTTTTCGCTTTCGGTAACTACGTTTCCTTATCCGATACAACGTGCCTTGAAATGTGACGAGCAGGGTTTACTGCAAATGGCTCAACCGGAATATGCTCTGACGCGATCACAGGATTTGCCTGACTGTTTTCATGATGCGGCCCATTTCTATCTGGGAACCGCAGATGCTTTTAAAGGTAATGTGCAGTCTCCACGAACCGCAGGGATTCAGGTTCCGAGATATCTGGTGCAGGATATTGATACGGAAGAAGACTGGCAATTCGCTGAATTAATCTACCAGGCTCATCAGGCGCAACAAATACAGAAATTTCAAGAAAATAGCTAA
- a CDS encoding flagellin N-terminal helical domain-containing protein, whose product MPQIINTNIASINAQRNLDTSQSANQTALQRLSSGLRINSAKDDAAGLAISTRFTSQVRGLDVAIRNAGDGVSLAQTAEGALGAMTDSLLRIRDLALQSANATNSDIDRAALNQEVQQLKEEIKRVSEQTNFNGTKLLDGTFSDVTFQIGANEGESVTFGIDGATVDQLGAANTDGISSDQQGGPTQTVQQMLAGDLVINGIAVGASSGVDDAFSSLEQEKSAIAKVAAINEVSDLTGVEAVVNNTSVSGTSTFSAAAIGAGGNITINGVSINVAASTLLSNEANLENIANTINESSGQTGVVATFGGNSGTGITLTAEDGRNIVIGDGTVTATDAGIATATTYSGSFTLVSKDGSAIGLDTTTGNIDNAGLAIGEFSGSNSGAISQEVNNQTLVTGDLVINGVPVGPTLASFDTASSTQNASSAIAKAQAINNIAEQTGVRAEVNSTTLNAGAITTGAAGSGSIDINGVTINIAYSAADTGADKQNAIITAINNKAGQTGVSAEALGDTFRLVAEDGRNIFLDNLTATSGTFNQANLGLVDSGGVDLVLTTPTQSSITLLSAGQIELDTITGDIENTGFEVGTYGSNETGQLVQDIDISSVDGAILALDAVDNALNLINLQRANLGAIQNRFESTISNQAIAVENLAAANSRIRDADFAAETAELSRSQVLQQAGLSILGQANGQPQQVLQLLQG is encoded by the coding sequence ATGCCTCAAATCATTAACACCAATATTGCGTCGATTAACGCACAACGAAACCTGGATACGTCTCAGTCTGCCAATCAGACAGCACTGCAACGTTTGTCCTCGGGTCTTCGAATTAACAGTGCAAAAGATGACGCAGCCGGGTTGGCTATCTCCACCCGATTCACGTCACAGGTTAGGGGCTTAGACGTCGCAATTCGAAATGCCGGCGACGGGGTTTCCCTTGCTCAAACAGCTGAAGGTGCTTTGGGAGCGATGACTGACTCCCTGCTCCGTATTCGTGACCTGGCACTGCAATCCGCCAACGCGACCAACAGTGACATTGACAGAGCAGCACTGAATCAGGAAGTGCAACAGCTCAAAGAAGAAATCAAGCGGGTTTCCGAGCAAACCAACTTTAACGGCACAAAACTACTCGATGGCACGTTCTCGGATGTAACCTTCCAGATCGGAGCCAATGAAGGTGAAAGTGTAACCTTTGGCATCGACGGTGCGACTGTCGATCAACTCGGGGCGGCCAACACAGATGGTATCAGTTCTGACCAACAGGGTGGGCCAACTCAAACTGTTCAGCAAATGCTTGCAGGTGATTTGGTTATCAACGGCATCGCTGTTGGCGCATCCAGCGGGGTTGATGACGCCTTCTCCAGCCTGGAGCAGGAAAAGTCAGCGATTGCCAAAGTGGCAGCCATTAATGAAGTCTCCGATCTGACGGGTGTCGAAGCCGTCGTCAACAATACCTCCGTAAGCGGCACGTCAACATTCAGTGCAGCAGCGATTGGCGCAGGCGGTAACATCACGATTAATGGTGTTTCGATCAACGTGGCCGCCTCTACTTTACTGTCCAACGAGGCAAACCTCGAAAACATCGCCAACACCATTAATGAAAGCTCTGGACAAACCGGCGTTGTCGCGACCTTCGGAGGGAACTCCGGAACCGGGATCACGCTCACCGCAGAAGATGGTCGAAACATTGTAATCGGTGATGGTACGGTTACGGCGACGGATGCCGGTATTGCCACTGCAACGACATATTCTGGAAGCTTCACCCTGGTCTCCAAAGACGGCAGCGCAATTGGACTGGATACGACGACCGGCAATATTGATAACGCAGGACTGGCCATTGGAGAATTCAGTGGCAGCAACAGTGGTGCCATCAGCCAGGAAGTCAACAACCAAACGCTTGTGACTGGAGATCTGGTCATAAACGGAGTCCCGGTGGGGCCAACGTTAGCCTCATTCGATACTGCATCCAGCACCCAGAATGCCAGCAGCGCTATCGCCAAGGCACAGGCAATCAACAATATAGCCGAACAAACCGGTGTAAGAGCTGAAGTTAACTCAACAACACTGAATGCTGGTGCCATCACAACAGGTGCTGCAGGCTCTGGCAGTATTGATATAAATGGTGTAACCATCAATATTGCCTACAGTGCAGCCGATACCGGTGCAGACAAACAGAATGCGATTATTACTGCGATTAATAATAAGGCAGGTCAAACCGGTGTTTCTGCTGAGGCTCTTGGGGATACGTTCAGGTTGGTAGCCGAAGATGGTCGAAATATATTTCTCGATAACTTGACCGCCACCAGTGGTACCTTTAACCAGGCAAACCTCGGATTAGTGGATTCAGGTGGCGTTGACCTTGTCTTGACGACACCGACACAGAGTTCGATTACTTTACTCTCTGCTGGTCAGATCGAACTTGACACCATTACCGGCGATATCGAAAACACGGGCTTTGAAGTCGGCACCTACGGCTCCAATGAAACGGGTCAGCTGGTTCAGGATATTGATATTTCGAGCGTAGATGGTGCCATTCTGGCACTGGATGCGGTGGATAACGCCTTGAATTTGATTAACCTGCAGCGAGCAAATCTTGGTGCGATTCAAAACCGTTTCGAATCAACGATATCGAATCAGGCAATTGCGGTCGAAAACCTTGCAGCAGCAAACTCCCGCATCCGGGATGCTGATTTCGCAGCCGAAACCGCAGAGTTATCGCGTTCTCAAGTATTGCAACAGGCCGGTTTATCCATATTGGGGCAGGCAAATGGTCAGCCACAGCAGGTTTTACAGCTCCTGCAAGGCTAA
- a CDS encoding tetratricopeptide repeat protein has translation MQTLHALELLDELSSADGLVAGAARDLIDANRWYQISNSSSVDTQHREHARKMAKALLFRLTQNHPDQADALNLLGRIALDEGETSSARDMIEQAIALNPEKTIFWINRGYVSIAQKEHAQAEDYFTKALACDSASVQAFSGIALSYFLRQDYLGAFLRYRSLLRKNLLNQSGKAALLECCTNLKADHYDTELEQDLLSMFDMDDIDHLDLGNLSFSLLRFKYDLDNDDANLDLEALASDTLLICALSLSDLTDTKVEELITLLRQSILVEVVQTGSLRDELQQLALSIGLIAERTDYLFSSSNDETILIEQIDECIRATVSGNWNTDDLAGALIVVSMYKSLYNQNYSYKLMNYDRSDWPAAMQLLLQANLYDPSDLHAIRFNLPSDTSEIANGFNHHTSNIAYPRWKSLPFQNESRFYEALKKQVAGAELDEDVKSRPIRILVTDCQTGENAMAMAKYFTDVEVVATDGNPHNIAYAINKSREMNLQNISFYVARNAVEVAQDTQLFDFIDLGEYSSNQLEYILKAKKLCQQKGLIRLNLTMLAPQLSQFLEQSVPSSFLPSDANVRQIREQLKMAASPDIKAMLEADRIFYSLSGTRNLLRQSKINSFDVIETVLEKTRLEVTGNVHYKNNNSSDGQLIKSQMTVYVRPEQSNASSLTS, from the coding sequence ATGCAAACACTGCACGCCCTGGAATTGCTCGATGAACTGTCTTCAGCCGATGGCTTGGTGGCAGGAGCGGCACGCGACTTAATCGATGCCAATCGCTGGTACCAGATTTCAAACAGCAGCAGTGTTGACACCCAGCACCGCGAACATGCCAGAAAGATGGCAAAAGCATTGCTATTCCGCCTGACACAGAACCATCCAGACCAAGCTGACGCACTGAATTTATTGGGCCGAATCGCGCTTGACGAAGGTGAAACGAGTTCAGCTCGTGACATGATTGAACAGGCTATCGCACTAAATCCGGAAAAAACCATTTTCTGGATCAACCGAGGCTATGTTTCAATTGCGCAAAAAGAACACGCCCAGGCAGAAGACTATTTCACCAAAGCACTCGCTTGCGACAGCGCATCGGTTCAAGCTTTCAGTGGAATTGCACTGAGCTATTTCTTACGCCAAGATTATCTCGGTGCATTTCTTCGCTACCGTTCACTCCTGCGCAAGAACTTGCTTAACCAGTCAGGAAAAGCCGCACTGCTGGAATGCTGTACAAACCTCAAGGCAGACCACTATGACACTGAACTTGAACAAGACTTATTATCCATGTTCGATATGGATGATATTGATCACCTTGATTTGGGAAATCTGAGTTTTTCCTTGCTGCGCTTCAAGTATGACCTGGATAATGATGATGCCAACCTCGACCTGGAAGCCCTGGCTTCAGATACACTGCTTATCTGTGCACTGTCTCTCTCCGACCTGACCGACACAAAAGTAGAAGAACTAATCACACTACTTCGTCAAAGTATTCTTGTTGAAGTCGTTCAAACCGGCTCACTGCGGGACGAGTTACAACAACTTGCCCTGTCTATTGGTCTGATTGCAGAACGGACAGATTATCTATTTTCCAGCTCCAACGATGAGACTATTCTGATCGAGCAAATCGACGAATGCATTAGAGCGACGGTAAGTGGTAATTGGAATACAGACGACCTGGCAGGTGCCTTGATTGTCGTGAGTATGTATAAATCGCTCTATAATCAGAATTACAGCTACAAACTCATGAATTATGACCGTAGCGACTGGCCTGCTGCAATGCAACTCCTGTTACAAGCCAACTTGTATGACCCGTCGGATCTCCATGCGATTCGCTTCAATTTACCAAGCGACACATCCGAGATTGCAAATGGTTTCAATCATCATACCTCAAATATTGCTTATCCCCGCTGGAAGTCCTTACCATTCCAGAACGAGTCCCGTTTCTATGAAGCATTAAAGAAACAGGTTGCGGGAGCTGAACTTGATGAAGACGTTAAGTCGCGACCCATACGGATACTCGTCACAGATTGTCAGACGGGTGAAAACGCCATGGCCATGGCAAAGTATTTTACTGATGTAGAGGTTGTTGCTACCGATGGCAACCCCCACAACATAGCCTATGCGATCAATAAAAGTCGCGAAATGAATTTGCAGAACATTTCATTCTACGTCGCTCGAAATGCTGTTGAAGTGGCTCAAGACACGCAACTTTTTGATTTCATCGATTTAGGCGAATACAGCAGCAATCAGCTGGAATATATCCTCAAAGCCAAAAAACTTTGTCAACAGAAGGGCCTGATACGTCTTAACCTGACGATGCTCGCCCCTCAGTTGTCACAATTTCTTGAACAATCGGTGCCTTCCAGCTTTCTGCCTTCCGATGCGAATGTAAGGCAAATTCGGGAACAGCTGAAAATGGCAGCGTCTCCAGACATCAAAGCAATGCTTGAGGCTGACCGGATTTTTTATTCCCTAAGCGGTACGCGTAACCTGTTGAGACAGTCAAAAATCAATAGTTTTGATGTTATTGAAACCGTTCTTGAAAAAACCCGACTTGAAGTTACTGGAAACGTTCACTATAAAAATAACAACAGTAGCGACGGTCAGCTTATTAAATCGCAGATGACGGTATATGTCCGACCCGAACAATCAAACGCATCGAGCTTAACCAGTTAA
- the cysC gene encoding adenylyl-sulfate kinase: MNITWHEQTLSKAARAKSKSQKSYVLWFTGLSASGKSTLANALEHRLHASGHHTYLLDGDNVRHGLNQDLGFSDEDRVENIRRIAEVSKLFVNAGTIILCAFISPFKRDRDMARAILPQGEFIEVYVNTPLTVCEQRDPKGLYRKARQGEIRQFTGIDSAYEAPDNPEITINTENKNVENCVDELLVYLQQNNLIHRNELLGNGNIPSCRSMLT; this comes from the coding sequence ATGAACATCACTTGGCATGAACAAACTCTCTCCAAAGCAGCTCGTGCCAAGTCAAAATCGCAAAAATCCTATGTTCTCTGGTTTACGGGGTTGAGCGCTTCAGGCAAGTCAACCCTTGCCAATGCGCTTGAGCACCGACTCCATGCCTCCGGTCATCACACCTATTTGCTGGATGGCGACAATGTCCGCCATGGTTTGAATCAGGATCTAGGCTTCAGCGATGAGGATCGAGTGGAAAACATTCGTCGTATCGCTGAAGTATCAAAGCTTTTCGTCAATGCCGGCACAATCATTCTGTGCGCCTTTATTTCACCCTTCAAACGGGATCGTGATATGGCGCGGGCCATACTGCCCCAAGGTGAATTCATCGAAGTGTATGTGAACACACCGCTTACAGTCTGCGAACAGCGTGATCCAAAAGGGCTTTATAGAAAAGCCAGGCAAGGTGAGATCAGGCAGTTTACGGGTATCGATTCAGCCTATGAAGCACCAGATAATCCCGAAATTACAATCAACACAGAGAACAAAAACGTTGAAAACTGTGTTGATGAATTACTGGTTTATTTGCAGCAGAATAATCTGATACATCGCAATGAGCTCTTAGGCAACGGCAACATACCGTCTTGCCGTTCGATGCTAACGTAG
- a CDS encoding TIGR04282 family arsenosugar biosynthesis glycosyltransferase, which yields MLLIQFAKWPVPGKVKTRIAKSVGDERACEIHLALTRQVLHNLRRTTDAQVELWFDSIPEASSDEFKFGKSLWTELEEAGIPVRLQQGDDLGARMYHALSDGLERQSAKKREQKVVIVGSDCPTVDDRYLQLARDRLDQCDLVLGPSDDGGYVLIGVSRINNALLCDTPWGTETVLQTTVQRAQDCGLKYDLLPITWDIDDIDDYERWVRSRAQIPPFDVVKESMGFNGV from the coding sequence ATGCTTCTTATCCAATTTGCAAAATGGCCTGTACCGGGCAAAGTAAAAACCCGCATCGCAAAAAGTGTGGGAGATGAACGGGCTTGTGAAATTCACTTGGCGTTAACCCGGCAGGTTTTGCACAATCTACGTCGAACTACAGATGCTCAGGTTGAATTGTGGTTTGATTCGATTCCCGAAGCCAGCAGCGATGAATTCAAATTCGGCAAAAGCCTGTGGACCGAACTGGAAGAAGCCGGTATTCCGGTTCGATTGCAGCAAGGCGATGATCTGGGGGCTCGTATGTACCATGCTTTGTCCGACGGACTTGAACGCCAGTCTGCAAAAAAACGAGAACAAAAAGTAGTCATTGTCGGGAGCGATTGTCCCACAGTAGACGACCGATATTTGCAATTGGCTCGAGACAGATTGGATCAGTGTGATCTTGTCCTCGGGCCCTCTGATGATGGCGGTTATGTTCTGATTGGTGTCTCCAGAATAAATAACGCGTTACTCTGTGATACCCCGTGGGGGACGGAAACGGTATTACAGACCACCGTGCAGCGTGCTCAAGACTGTGGGTTGAAGTATGATTTACTTCCCATAACCTGGGATATCGATGATATTGATGATTACGAGCGTTGGGTGAGGAGCAGGGCCCAAATACCACCGTTTGACGTAGTCAAAGAGTCCATGGGTTTCAATGGAGTATAG
- a CDS encoding TIGR04283 family arsenosugar biosynthesis glycosyltransferase has translation MNQQGTPEPGVWLSVIVPTLNEEASIVETLAPLQPYRNHNAGLEVILSDGGSQDDTLACAKDGVDHIVRSLPGRARQMNAGAARAQGRILLFLHADTRLPPDFFEQLHLFHTSNRLWGRFDVQLSHPAPVYRLISRLINLRSRATSIATGDQGIFVQKVIFQELGKFADIVLMEDVEFCRRMRAMQPAYCISSRVITSSRKWEREGVLRTIWLMWRLRWQFFRGADPETLCRRYYGDAYVKKIVSSDS, from the coding sequence ATGAACCAACAAGGTACCCCGGAACCCGGAGTATGGCTGTCCGTTATTGTGCCAACCCTGAACGAAGAAGCCTCTATTGTTGAGACGCTGGCTCCCCTGCAACCTTATCGAAATCATAACGCTGGCCTGGAAGTCATTTTATCTGATGGTGGCAGTCAGGATGACACCCTGGCTTGCGCAAAAGACGGGGTTGACCATATTGTTCGTTCTTTGCCGGGTCGTGCTCGACAAATGAATGCCGGTGCAGCCAGGGCACAAGGCAGGATCTTACTCTTCTTGCATGCGGATACCCGTTTACCCCCGGATTTCTTCGAGCAACTCCATCTATTCCACACCTCTAACCGGCTATGGGGGCGGTTTGATGTACAGCTCAGCCATCCTGCACCGGTTTACAGACTAATCTCCCGGTTGATTAATTTACGCTCCAGAGCTACCAGTATTGCGACTGGCGATCAGGGTATTTTTGTGCAAAAGGTGATATTTCAGGAACTGGGAAAGTTCGCCGATATTGTGCTGATGGAAGATGTTGAGTTTTGCAGGCGTATGCGTGCAATGCAGCCCGCGTACTGCATTTCTTCCCGGGTCATTACCTCCAGCCGTAAATGGGAGCGAGAAGGTGTGCTACGGACAATTTGGTTGATGTGGCGTTTACGCTGGCAGTTTTTCCGCGGGGCAGATCCAGAGACCCTGTGCCGGCGGTATTACGGTGATGCTTACGTAAAAAAAATCGTGTCATCAGACTCGTAA
- the arsS gene encoding arsenosugar biosynthesis radical SAM (seleno)protein ArsS (Some members of this family are selenoproteins.) — protein MLDTRPMLMVTDFPEIKRDRMDMLQVNLGYLCNLSCTHCHVNAGPRRTELMTRETVDLVLSYLETHDVGALDLTGGAPEMNPEFRYLVQEARRLGVKVIDRCNLTILLEPGYEDLAAFLAAHQVEIVASLPCYLKENVDKQRGKGVYDSSIEALIRLNDLGYGMPETGLSLNLVYNPGGAFLPPGQAALESEYKRQLDEHFGIQFNQLFTIANMPISRFGSVLLSKGEFNNYMALLKSAYSEENLKNVMCRSLISLDWQGYLYDCDFNQMLDMPLIASDRTKTHLSEIMDNDLTGQAIQVGAHCYGCTAGQGSSCGGAL, from the coding sequence ATGCTCGATACCCGCCCGATGTTAATGGTAACTGATTTTCCTGAAATTAAACGAGACCGAATGGATATGCTGCAGGTTAATCTTGGCTATCTATGTAATCTTAGTTGTACCCACTGCCATGTGAATGCCGGGCCTCGTCGAACTGAATTGATGACGCGCGAGACAGTTGATCTGGTATTGTCCTACCTGGAAACCCATGATGTCGGGGCGCTTGATCTAACCGGCGGGGCTCCCGAGATGAACCCCGAGTTTCGCTATCTCGTTCAGGAAGCCCGGCGCTTAGGTGTAAAAGTAATTGATCGATGCAATCTAACCATCTTGTTAGAACCAGGATACGAAGATCTGGCGGCGTTTCTCGCCGCACATCAAGTTGAAATTGTGGCCTCATTACCCTGTTATTTGAAAGAAAACGTAGATAAACAGCGTGGTAAGGGGGTATATGATAGCAGTATAGAAGCCCTCATCCGATTGAATGACTTGGGATATGGCATGCCGGAAACCGGCCTCAGCCTGAACTTGGTTTATAACCCCGGCGGGGCCTTCTTGCCACCCGGACAGGCTGCATTGGAATCTGAATATAAACGTCAGTTGGATGAGCACTTTGGTATTCAGTTCAATCAATTGTTCACAATCGCGAATATGCCAATCAGTCGGTTTGGCAGCGTTTTGTTATCCAAAGGGGAGTTTAACAACTATATGGCATTGCTAAAGAGTGCCTATAGTGAAGAAAACCTCAAAAATGTCATGTGTCGTTCCCTGATCAGTCTCGATTGGCAAGGCTATCTCTACGATTGTGACTTTAATCAGATGCTTGATATGCCACTCATCGCCTCCGACCGAACTAAAACCCATTTAAGTGAAATTATGGACAACGATCTGACCGGACAAGCCATTCAGGTTGGCGCCCATTGTTATGGTTGCACCGCTGGGCAGGGTAGCAGCTGCGGTGGCGCGTTGTAG